The following proteins are co-located in the candidate division TA06 bacterium genome:
- the lpxA gene encoding acyl-ACP--UDP-N-acetylglucosamine O-acyltransferase produces MSDVVVHKTAVVHPGATLGSGVVVGPYAIIGENVVIGDNVEILARACLEGWTEVGRGSKIGYGAVIGGPPQDVKYKGEKSFCRIGENSIIREYVTIHRATGEGKETVVGDGCFIMAYAHVAHNCRIGNGTVIANAAQLGGHVLVEDLVLVSGLVPVHQFVRIGKLSVIGGGVRVTMDIVPFVCASGYPIRVKTLNLVGLRRQGYSNEDIGLLKKAFKILFRSKLNTTQALDELKNGFPQTAEIKHLVKFIESSARGIKK; encoded by the coding sequence ATGAGCGACGTAGTTGTTCATAAGACCGCGGTTGTCCATCCTGGAGCCACACTGGGGTCCGGAGTAGTCGTGGGTCCATATGCGATCATTGGTGAGAATGTTGTTATCGGGGACAATGTCGAGATCTTGGCTCGAGCATGTCTTGAAGGGTGGACTGAAGTCGGAAGAGGAAGCAAGATCGGATATGGAGCTGTGATAGGTGGGCCGCCTCAGGATGTAAAGTATAAGGGCGAGAAATCATTTTGCAGGATAGGTGAGAACTCAATTATCAGAGAATATGTCACAATTCACAGGGCCACAGGCGAAGGCAAAGAGACCGTAGTTGGCGATGGCTGTTTTATCATGGCCTATGCCCATGTTGCACACAATTGCCGGATTGGAAACGGTACAGTGATCGCCAATGCAGCGCAGCTCGGCGGTCATGTGCTTGTGGAAGACCTTGTGTTGGTGAGCGGTCTGGTTCCTGTACACCAGTTTGTCAGAATAGGGAAGCTGTCTGTCATAGGCGGTGGGGTCAGGGTGACGATGGATATTGTTCCTTTTGTCTGCGCTTCTGGTTATCCAATAAGAGTGAAGACCCTTAACCTTGTTGGTTTGAGGAGACAGGGATATTCAAATGAAGATATCGGGCTTTTGAAAAAAGCCTTCAAGATTCTATTTCGTTCAAAGCTCAACACTACCCAGGCACTGGATGAGTTGAAGAACGGATTCCCCCAGACTGCTGAGATTAAACATCTTGTGAAGTTCATTGAGTCTTCCGCCCGGGGAATCAAAAAATGA